The proteins below are encoded in one region of Peptoniphilus sp. GNH:
- the cdaA gene encoding diadenylate cyclase CdaA, translated as MQYIENFFNTIRFRDIVDIVIVAYLVYNGLKIIRGTRAQQVAKGIIIILILSYLTDKFQINTVYWIFKSLFSYGFMIIIVVFQPELRRALEYIGRSSSFASQGSSRDDTPETVKEISLAVASLARQKIGALIVLEKRTGLKEIIETGTKIDGKVSSSLLINIFIPNTPLHDGAAIIRDSRIVAASCFLPLTDNNSLPKDLGTRHRAALGISEKSDCLAIVVSEETGSISIAENGEISRYLDIENFEKILLDAYNKNLNAIGSFLDKWRLTNEGTNDEKTQK; from the coding sequence ATGCAATATATAGAAAATTTTTTTAACACAATAAGATTTAGGGATATAGTTGACATTGTCATAGTAGCTTATTTGGTTTACAATGGTTTGAAAATCATAAGGGGAACAAGGGCCCAACAGGTTGCGAAGGGCATAATAATCATCCTCATCCTTTCTTATCTGACAGACAAGTTTCAAATAAACACCGTATATTGGATTTTTAAATCTCTTTTTTCATACGGATTTATGATTATAATTGTTGTTTTCCAACCAGAACTAAGGAGGGCTCTTGAGTATATAGGCAGATCATCTAGCTTTGCATCCCAGGGCAGCAGCAGAGATGATACGCCTGAAACTGTCAAGGAGATTTCTTTGGCAGTTGCATCTTTGGCAAGACAAAAGATAGGGGCTCTTATAGTCTTGGAAAAAAGAACTGGTTTAAAAGAAATAATAGAGACGGGTACAAAAATAGACGGAAAAGTATCCTCGTCTTTGTTGATAAATATATTTATACCAAATACACCCTTGCACGATGGGGCTGCTATAATAAGAGATTCTAGAATTGTCGCAGCATCTTGTTTTTTGCCTTTGACAGACAATAACTCCTTGCCAAAAGATCTTGGCACTCGTCACAGGGCAGCTCTTGGCATAAGTGAGAAGAGTGACTGCTTGGCTATTGTTGTTTCGGAAGAAACTGGATCTATTTCAATAGCTGAAAATGGTGAAATTTCAAGATATTTAGACATAGAAAACTTTGAAAAAATTCTCTTGGATGCTTATAATAAAAATTTAAATGCAATAGGATCTTTTCTTGATAAGTGGAGGCTGACTAATGAAGGAACAAATGATGAAAAAACTCAGAAGTAA
- a CDS encoding DUF5317 domain-containing protein — protein sequence MVISLNFRFLTVGEFFLRNYFYIDISSMIFMLAFLLINFLKSKYFLIPLGFFMNLLPVLFNGFMPVNQNAAIRSLNEKTLRYLELGISMSHGFSDNPKMYWLSDIIGINYFGYFGKVVSLGDFVSAIGIIIFLGFWE from the coding sequence ATGGTCATATCTTTAAATTTTAGATTTCTAACAGTTGGTGAATTTTTTTTAAGAAATTATTTTTATATTGATATTTCAAGCATGATTTTTATGCTCGCATTTTTATTAATAAATTTTTTAAAATCCAAGTATTTTTTGATTCCACTTGGATTTTTTATGAATTTGCTTCCTGTGTTATTTAACGGATTTATGCCTGTTAATCAAAATGCAGCCATAAGGTCTTTGAATGAAAAAACCTTGCGCTATTTGGAGCTTGGTATTTCTATGAGTCATGGTTTTTCTGATAATCCTAAGATGTATTGGCTTTCAGATATAATAGGAATAAATTATTTTGGATATTTTGGCAAAGTTGTAAGTCTTGGAGATTTTGTTTCAGCTATAGGAATTATTATTTTTTTAGGCTTTTGGGAGTAG
- the tnpA gene encoding IS200/IS605 family transposase gives MNLNHTHSLSHTKWNCKYHIVFAPKYRRKEFYGSKKLEIGAILRELCSWKEVNIIEAEVCPDHIHMLLEIPPKISVSSFMGFLKGKSSIMIYEKWGNLKYKYRGRQFWCRGYYVDTTGKNTKAIQEYIQNQLKEDELSGQITMDNIDPFRG, from the coding sequence ATGAATTTAAATCATACTCACAGTCTATCACATACAAAATGGAACTGTAAATATCACATAGTATTTGCCCCAAAATATAGGAGAAAAGAATTCTATGGAAGTAAAAAATTAGAAATAGGAGCAATATTAAGAGAATTATGCAGTTGGAAAGAAGTAAATATAATAGAAGCAGAAGTATGCCCTGACCATATACACATGCTATTAGAAATACCACCCAAAATATCAGTATCAAGTTTTATGGGATTTTTGAAAGGAAAGAGCAGCATAATGATATATGAAAAATGGGGAAACTTAAAATATAAATATAGAGGCAGACAATTTTGGTGCCGAGGATATTATGTAGATACCACAGGGAAGAACACCAAAGCAATACAAGAGTATATACAAAACCAGCTGAAAGAAGACGAATTAAGCGGCCAGATAACAATGGACAATATAGACCCCTTTAGGGGTTAG
- a CDS encoding recombinase family protein: MEQLNRQSSYFSANEKITALYCRLSRDDELQGESNSIRNQKDILEKYALDMGFKNLEFFVDDGYSGTNFDRPSWNKLNALIEDGKVENIIVKDMSRLGRDYLKVGFYTEVLFPDNDIRFIAINNGVDSNNQVENDLTPFINIFNEFYAKDTSKKIRAVFKAKGQSGKPLTTNPPYGYLKDKEDKNKWIVDEVAAETVKLIFNLCIKGFGPSQIASELKSRKIPTPAEHFKSIGLNFPVEVPEIKGNWNPDTVSNILDREEYLGKVINFRTKRKSYKTKKSVDNPKSEWAIFDNVHEPIIDEETFDIVKRIRKTRRVRNSLGEMPALSGMLYCADCGAKLYQVRGKGWSHDKEYFVCASYRKQKGKCTSHQIKNIQVEEILLREIRKVTAFAKDHEQEFVDLVLKKKTSELNQVLRSQKKELEDSKDRIAKLDSIVQNLYEDNLEGKISDQRFEKMAKAYDEEEILLQKRIAELEETITKSQEEELNVESFLKLVRKYTDIKELDPEIIRTFVDKIYVEQSEKVPGTNLKKQTIWIYWNFIGKIDI; this comes from the coding sequence ATGGAACAATTAAATAGACAGTCTTCTTACTTTTCAGCTAATGAAAAGATTACAGCATTATACTGTAGGCTTTCAAGAGATGATGAACTTCAAGGCGAAAGTAACTCAATAAGAAATCAAAAGGACATATTAGAAAAATATGCTTTGGATATGGGATTTAAAAACCTAGAGTTCTTTGTAGATGATGGTTATTCAGGAACGAACTTTGATAGACCCTCTTGGAATAAACTAAATGCCTTAATTGAGGATGGAAAAGTTGAAAATATTATTGTAAAAGATATGAGTAGACTTGGCAGAGATTATCTAAAGGTTGGATTTTATACTGAAGTCTTATTTCCAGATAATGATATACGATTCATTGCCATAAATAATGGTGTGGACTCAAATAACCAAGTAGAAAACGACCTTACACCTTTTATTAATATCTTCAACGAGTTCTACGCTAAGGACACAAGCAAAAAGATCAGGGCTGTTTTTAAGGCTAAGGGTCAAAGTGGTAAACCACTGACAACTAATCCACCTTATGGTTATTTAAAGGATAAGGAAGACAAAAACAAGTGGATAGTCGATGAAGTTGCGGCAGAAACTGTAAAGCTGATTTTTAATCTTTGCATTAAGGGTTTTGGGCCAAGTCAAATTGCAAGTGAATTAAAGAGTAGAAAAATTCCAACACCTGCTGAGCATTTTAAGTCTATAGGACTCAATTTCCCTGTAGAAGTTCCTGAAATTAAAGGAAATTGGAATCCTGATACTGTTTCCAATATTCTTGATAGAGAAGAATACCTAGGAAAAGTCATAAATTTTAGAACAAAAAGAAAATCATACAAGACTAAGAAAAGTGTAGACAATCCAAAGTCTGAATGGGCAATATTTGATAATGTTCATGAGCCGATTATTGATGAAGAAACTTTTGATATTGTAAAAAGGATAAGAAAAACAAGACGAGTTCGTAACAGTTTAGGAGAAATGCCTGCCCTATCTGGTATGCTCTACTGTGCAGACTGTGGAGCAAAATTGTATCAAGTAAGAGGTAAAGGCTGGTCTCATGATAAAGAATACTTCGTCTGTGCATCCTATAGAAAGCAAAAAGGCAAATGTACTTCACACCAAATTAAGAACATTCAAGTAGAAGAAATTCTTCTTAGGGAAATTAGAAAAGTTACAGCCTTTGCAAAAGACCATGAGCAAGAATTTGTAGATTTAGTTTTGAAGAAGAAAACCAGTGAGTTAAATCAAGTATTAAGAAGTCAGAAAAAGGAACTTGAAGATTCTAAAGATAGAATTGCAAAACTTGACTCTATCGTTCAAAATCTCTATGAAGACAACTTGGAAGGTAAAATATCTGACCAAAGATTTGAAAAAATGGCTAAAGCTTATGATGAAGAAGAAATTTTACTTCAAAAAAGAATAGCTGAACTTGAAGAAACTATTACAAAATCGCAGGAGGAAGAACTTAATGTGGAATCATTCCTAAAACTTGTTAGAAAGTACACGGATATTAAAGAACTTGATCCAGAAATAATTAGAACTTTTGTAGATAAGATTTATGTAGAACAATCAGAAAAAGTTCCAGGTACAAATTTAAAGAAACAAACCATTTGGATATATTGGAATTTTATAGGGAAAATTGACATTTAA
- a CDS encoding phage major capsid protein: MLIKEKSKRNEILSANSYKTNLWNYLRNKDESYYSDIKTLGLIQDGSPFMDAESTEYFRETLAEKSVVRKEATVLKNDADSSSIVTFLSKSMATWTKAGEHDLFTDALEMKDVDVNLEYNALSNLITIHEDFLNDPQTKIEKIILDTFAHNFAKAEDKAFIIGDGNGEPLGIFVDEKIKSLSATKELKLDDLKKLFFSLDSEYRENAKWIMNDKTALYLQSLKDSQGNFLWNQYDGTFMGKEILISNFMPDIDTGKKPVALGDFSNYWIIERQNPTIKRLEEVFVLKQHQGFIMREYLDAKLMDKDSVLTLFIEG; this comes from the coding sequence ATGTTAATTAAAGAAAAATCAAAAAGAAATGAAATATTGTCAGCTAATTCCTATAAAACTAATTTATGGAATTATTTAAGAAACAAGGATGAATCATATTATTCAGATATCAAGACTCTTGGTCTTATCCAAGATGGCTCACCTTTTATGGATGCAGAAAGCACAGAATACTTTAGAGAAACACTTGCAGAAAAGAGCGTAGTTAGAAAAGAAGCAACAGTTTTAAAAAACGATGCAGATTCATCTTCTATTGTAACTTTCCTAAGTAAATCTATGGCAACTTGGACAAAAGCAGGAGAACATGACCTATTTACCGATGCTTTAGAAATGAAAGATGTGGATGTGAACTTAGAATACAATGCATTATCTAACTTAATTACAATCCACGAAGACTTTCTAAATGATCCTCAAACCAAGATTGAAAAAATAATCTTAGATACCTTTGCTCATAATTTTGCCAAGGCAGAAGATAAAGCATTTATCATTGGCGATGGTAATGGAGAGCCTTTAGGAATATTCGTGGATGAAAAGATTAAAAGCCTATCTGCTACAAAAGAACTAAAGCTTGATGACTTGAAAAAACTATTCTTCTCTTTAGATAGTGAATACAGAGAAAATGCAAAATGGATAATGAATGATAAAACTGCCCTTTATCTTCAAAGTTTAAAAGATAGTCAAGGTAACTTCTTGTGGAATCAATATGATGGCACTTTTATGGGAAAAGAAATTCTAATCTCAAACTTTATGCCAGATATCGATACAGGTAAAAAACCAGTAGCTTTAGGTGACTTTTCAAATTACTGGATTATTGAAAGACAAAATCCTACCATAAAAAGATTGGAAGAAGTTTTTGTTCTTAAACAGCACCAAGGCTTTATTATGAGAGAATATCTTGATGCCAAGCTAATGGATAAGGATTCCGTTCTTACTCTATTTATTGAAGGATAA
- a CDS encoding phage/plasmid primase, P4 family: protein MNSENIPEYLKENASWCLWKYEIRNNKETKIPFNPTTDGYASVNNPKTFATFEKASEKLSSYDGLGIRVDGKLVAIDVDGCVINGGLNDLAKEIVNHFSQSYIEFSPSGKGLRLFTFLPNSITYNNDIYKMKSKEVEVYVAGFTNRFVTVTGHVYQEGEIVEESEGLLWLLEKYLKREKQSKTTKQNFKSYLSDEEVIEKASNAKNNEKFLNLWAGNIKAYPSSSEADLALTSILAFYAGGDVEQIDRLFRQSELFRDKWDENRGGKTYGEITIEKAISSLKDVYKPILKIDPSIEFDLSIEKLKEMGLPLSSKYSWTDIGAGKIFADFYKDSLRYVPERKAWYFYDDGIWIADTGSLKAMKLCMNLANLLHILALDIEDEHKRKAYVKFSNRWQARGYRVSVLKDAEVHHPLNVSDFDKDPYLLNCTNGTLNLRTMEFYGHRSSDYLSKMADVIYDPHSLNERWNSYIDEIMSGDKEKANFLQKILGYGLTGDTRHECMAILYGMTTRNGKGTLCESILKVLGTYACASRPETLALKNKVNSSGPSEEIARLAGVRFVNIPEPGKGLPLNVAQVKSLTGNDTINARFLHENSFDFKPQFKIYINTNYLPIVNDVTVFTSGRMLIIPFDRHFTEEEQDKTLKTEFAKEEVKSAILNWLIEGYKLLQKEGLTIPDSVKDATLKYQKESDKIAIFMEDCLEEGKDYEVRTSEVYERYRSWSLENGYYLESMKTFKQSLESKATIKRKRPKDGKHKTTVLIGYRLISEFL, encoded by the coding sequence GTGAATTCAGAAAATATACCAGAATATCTAAAAGAAAATGCAAGCTGGTGCTTATGGAAATATGAAATAAGAAACAATAAGGAGACAAAGATACCTTTTAATCCAACTACAGACGGCTATGCATCCGTTAATAATCCAAAGACTTTTGCAACCTTTGAAAAAGCATCTGAAAAGCTTAGTTCCTATGATGGACTCGGAATAAGAGTTGATGGAAAACTTGTAGCTATTGATGTTGATGGCTGTGTAATTAATGGAGGTTTAAATGATTTAGCAAAGGAAATAGTTAACCATTTTTCACAGTCATACATTGAATTTAGTCCAAGTGGTAAGGGACTTAGACTCTTTACTTTTCTACCAAACTCAATAACTTACAACAATGACATCTACAAGATGAAGTCTAAAGAGGTTGAAGTCTATGTTGCTGGCTTTACTAATCGCTTTGTAACTGTGACAGGTCATGTCTATCAAGAAGGTGAGATTGTAGAAGAATCTGAAGGGCTTCTGTGGCTTTTAGAAAAATATCTGAAAAGAGAAAAACAAAGTAAAACTACTAAACAAAATTTTAAAAGCTATTTAAGTGATGAGGAAGTTATTGAAAAGGCATCTAATGCAAAGAATAACGAGAAATTTTTAAATCTATGGGCTGGAAACATTAAAGCCTATCCTTCTTCAAGTGAAGCAGACCTAGCTTTAACTTCAATTCTCGCTTTTTATGCAGGTGGAGATGTCGAACAGATAGATAGGCTCTTTAGACAATCAGAACTTTTTAGGGATAAGTGGGATGAAAATCGAGGAGGAAAAACTTATGGAGAAATAACCATTGAAAAAGCAATTTCCTCTTTAAAAGATGTCTACAAACCTATTTTAAAAATAGATCCAAGCATCGAGTTTGACTTATCTATTGAAAAGTTAAAAGAAATGGGACTTCCTTTATCTTCTAAGTATTCATGGACAGATATAGGTGCAGGAAAAATATTCGCAGACTTTTATAAGGATTCTCTTCGCTATGTACCTGAAAGGAAAGCCTGGTATTTCTACGATGATGGAATCTGGATAGCTGATACTGGAAGTTTAAAAGCTATGAAATTATGCATGAATCTTGCAAATCTACTTCATATCCTTGCCCTGGATATTGAAGATGAGCATAAAAGAAAGGCTTATGTCAAATTCTCCAACAGATGGCAAGCAAGAGGTTATAGGGTCAGTGTATTAAAAGATGCAGAGGTTCATCATCCTTTAAATGTATCTGACTTCGATAAAGATCCCTATCTTCTAAACTGTACCAATGGGACTTTAAATCTAAGAACAATGGAATTTTACGGACACAGAAGTTCTGACTATTTGAGCAAAATGGCTGATGTGATCTATGATCCTCACTCATTAAATGAAAGATGGAATAGCTACATTGATGAAATTATGAGTGGAGATAAAGAAAAAGCTAATTTCCTACAAAAAATATTAGGTTATGGGCTTACAGGAGATACAAGGCATGAGTGCATGGCAATTCTCTATGGAATGACTACAAGAAATGGCAAAGGAACTCTTTGTGAATCCATATTAAAAGTTCTTGGAACTTATGCCTGTGCATCAAGACCTGAAACACTGGCTCTAAAAAACAAAGTAAATAGTTCTGGACCAAGTGAGGAGATAGCTAGACTTGCAGGAGTACGCTTTGTAAATATTCCAGAACCAGGCAAGGGACTACCCTTAAATGTTGCACAAGTTAAAAGTCTTACTGGTAATGACACTATTAATGCAAGATTCCTTCATGAGAATTCCTTTGATTTTAAACCTCAATTTAAAATCTACATCAACACCAACTACCTACCCATAGTTAATGATGTGACTGTATTTACCAGCGGAAGAATGCTCATCATTCCCTTTGACAGGCACTTTACTGAAGAGGAACAAGACAAAACATTAAAGACAGAATTTGCAAAAGAAGAAGTAAAGTCTGCAATCCTTAACTGGCTCATTGAAGGCTACAAACTTTTACAAAAAGAAGGACTAACTATTCCTGATTCAGTAAAAGATGCAACTTTAAAATATCAAAAGGAATCAGATAAGATAGCTATCTTTATGGAAGATTGCTTAGAAGAAGGAAAGGATTATGAAGTCAGAACTTCTGAAGTTTATGAAAGATATAGGTCTTGGTCTTTAGAAAATGGATACTATCTTGAAAGCATGAAGACCTTTAAGCAGTCTTTAGAATCCAAAGCGACCATCAAAAGAAAAAGACCTAAAGATGGAAAACACAAGACCACAGTCCTAATAGGCTATAGGTTAATTTCAGAATTTCTATAA
- a CDS encoding helix-turn-helix domain-containing protein, with protein sequence MGFSYDKLWKKLIDEKMNKLDLQKAIKTTPRTIAKMGKDENISLETLGKICEYFNCDVGDVIEYRRKNEEEIK encoded by the coding sequence ATGGGATTTTCCTATGATAAATTATGGAAAAAATTGATAGATGAAAAGATGAATAAATTAGACCTGCAAAAAGCCATAAAAACAACTCCTAGAACTATTGCTAAAATGGGAAAAGATGAAAATATAAGTTTGGAAACATTGGGAAAAATTTGTGAATATTTTAATTGTGACGTTGGAGATGTTATTGAATATAGGCGAAAGAATGAAGAGGAAATCAAATGA
- a CDS encoding DNA adenine methylase gives MRFIGGKTLIIPYILELIKEKTIDVKSISDVFAGSGVVSREFKNLGYDVISNDLMYFSYVLLRGTVGINSKLEFKNLGISNPIEYLNNLNLENMNLDLKNCFTYQNYSPKGGRMYFTEDNALKIDLVRTQIENWYETSMINEDEYFYLLACIIEAVPFVSNITGVYGAYLKHWDKRALNNLEIKNVGLSINNSVGQAYNEDSNKLIENIKTDLAYFDPPYNQRQYLPNYHVLETIAKYDSPRIKGVTGLRDYSEQKSDYCKKDSVFNAFEELIKKTNSRYIILSYNTEGLLSHDEIISILEKYGKQSTVDYKFIDYKRYKNAHTNKNKNLKEILYFVEKE, from the coding sequence ATGAGATTTATTGGTGGCAAAACGCTGATTATACCATATATATTAGAATTAATTAAAGAAAAAACAATAGATGTAAAAAGTATATCTGATGTATTTGCTGGTTCGGGAGTTGTATCTCGTGAATTTAAAAATCTTGGATATGATGTTATATCTAACGATTTGATGTATTTTTCTTATGTACTATTAAGAGGAACAGTTGGGATAAATTCTAAATTAGAATTTAAAAATCTAGGTATATCAAATCCAATAGAATATTTAAATAATCTCAATTTAGAAAATATGAATCTTGATCTAAAAAATTGCTTTACTTACCAAAATTATAGTCCTAAGGGTGGAAGAATGTATTTCACAGAAGATAATGCTTTAAAAATTGATTTAGTTAGGACTCAGATTGAAAACTGGTATGAAACTTCTATGATCAATGAAGACGAGTATTTTTACTTACTTGCATGTATTATAGAAGCAGTACCTTTTGTAAGCAATATAACTGGTGTATATGGAGCTTATTTAAAGCATTGGGATAAAAGAGCGTTAAATAATTTAGAAATAAAAAATGTAGGTTTATCAATTAATAATTCAGTAGGACAAGCATATAATGAAGATTCTAATAAATTAATTGAAAATATAAAAACAGATTTAGCATACTTTGACCCACCATATAATCAAAGACAGTACTTGCCTAATTATCATGTATTAGAAACAATTGCTAAATATGATTCTCCTAGAATAAAAGGAGTGACTGGATTAAGAGATTATTCTGAACAAAAAAGCGACTATTGTAAAAAAGACTCAGTTTTCAATGCTTTTGAAGAGTTAATCAAAAAGACTAATTCGAGATATATTATTCTTAGCTATAATACAGAAGGTTTATTATCCCATGATGAGATTATTAGTATTTTAGAAAAATATGGAAAGCAAAGCACTGTGGATTATAAATTTATAGATTATAAAAGATATAAGAACGCACATACAAATAAAAATAAAAACTTAAAAGAAATATTATATTTTGTAGAAAAGGAGTAA
- a CDS encoding DNA adenine methylase, translating to MSENYIKSPFNYIGNKHRLLAQILPLFPQNIDAFYDVFCGGLDVSVNVKANRKIANDINYFVIEILQMFKKTDSKELLRNIDNVISEFNLSKENKESYYEFREYYNKNKDPLLLYVLMCYSFNYQFRFNSNHDYNNPAGTNRSSFNENMKNRLTSFRDKLFNIEFSNKNFKEFDFSKIKGSDFVYCDPPYRSSVGSYNDGKRGFEGWTLDDDLALFEILDELNDRKIKFALSNVFFNNGLANKELQEWSGKYKVHLLKINYSNSNYQRNKLGETKEVLITNY from the coding sequence ATGAGCGAAAATTATATAAAATCACCATTTAATTACATTGGAAATAAGCATAGATTATTAGCTCAAATATTGCCCCTATTTCCTCAAAATATAGATGCTTTTTATGACGTGTTTTGTGGTGGATTAGATGTTTCTGTTAATGTTAAAGCGAACAGGAAAATAGCTAATGATATAAATTATTTTGTAATTGAAATTTTACAAATGTTTAAAAAGACTGATAGCAAAGAGCTATTAAGAAATATTGATAATGTAATAAGTGAATTTAATCTATCTAAAGAAAACAAAGAATCATATTATGAATTTAGAGAGTATTACAATAAAAACAAAGACCCGCTTTTGCTATATGTTTTGATGTGTTATTCCTTTAATTACCAGTTTAGATTTAATTCAAATCATGACTATAATAACCCCGCTGGAACTAATAGGAGTAGTTTTAATGAAAATATGAAAAATAGACTTACTTCTTTTAGAGACAAGCTTTTCAATATAGAATTTAGCAATAAAAACTTTAAAGAATTTGATTTTTCTAAGATTAAAGGTTCAGATTTTGTATATTGTGATCCCCCTTATAGAAGCTCTGTAGGTTCATATAATGATGGTAAAAGAGGGTTTGAAGGCTGGACTCTTGATGATGATCTAGCATTATTTGAGATATTAGATGAATTAAATGATAGAAAAATTAAGTTTGCATTGTCAAATGTATTTTTTAATAATGGATTAGCTAATAAAGAGTTACAAGAGTGGAGTGGAAAATACAAAGTTCACTTGTTAAAGATAAATTACTCAAATAGTAATTATCAACGTAATAAGCTAGGCGAAACCAAAGAAGTTTTGATTACAAATTACTAG
- a CDS encoding restriction endonuclease, giving the protein MAERTLGWIQNPSSFENLKNVVSVFDKNTDIYKEILNTKLPKLVKDLDLQNKLISEMKKDPLEMDYVLLKGHGIKSGQKRSDAACSGIVQAAITTQGGRAYTDDWTADGFLRWGISIGLLDYDTENDTVSITKLGEKFVKSNSEDSDKEILISAFLSYPPAVRILTLLESGDHLTKFELGKQLGGLGEAGFTSIPQDLYIQAIELASETDKASIRSNTEGSADKYARMISGWLSKVGLVQRVEKEVSTKIGNVEYMVNIGHSFRITLNGIKELKRARGLSSYPKTDKIVYWQMLATKGKDRDYIRNRRGYIIKAINNRERNLEGIKAYLMENNIDESITTIEDELKVLKAMGLSLKHSRNGYVIDDNIIKLEIPRTKISKTNILELKDKVRDKLKYVDHRYLALIDLAYDGTANRDFEIQTIDLLINELKFKGVRLGESRKPDGIISYNINGVIIDNKAYSTGYNLPINQADEMIRYIEENQTRDEKINSNKWWESFDEKVKDFNYLFVSSFFKGNFKNNLKHIANRTGVNGGAINVENLLYFAEELKAGRISYLDSFKMYNNDEIYLGDISDYSYVKFAAEEEGEYLT; this is encoded by the coding sequence ATGGCAGAAAGAACATTGGGTTGGATACAAAATCCATCAAGTTTTGAAAATTTAAAAAATGTAGTTTCTGTTTTTGATAAAAATACTGATATATATAAGGAAATATTAAATACTAAACTTCCTAAATTAGTAAAAGATTTAGATTTACAAAATAAACTCATTTCAGAAATGAAAAAAGATCCACTTGAAATGGACTATGTTTTATTAAAAGGTCATGGTATAAAATCAGGTCAGAAAAGATCCGATGCAGCGTGTAGTGGTATTGTTCAAGCTGCCATTACAACACAAGGCGGTAGGGCTTATACAGACGATTGGACTGCTGATGGATTTTTAAGATGGGGAATATCCATAGGACTTTTAGATTATGATACAGAAAATGATACAGTTTCTATAACAAAACTAGGAGAAAAGTTTGTAAAATCTAATTCTGAAGATTCAGATAAAGAAATACTAATTTCAGCCTTTTTGTCATACCCACCAGCCGTAAGAATTTTAACTTTATTGGAAAGTGGAGACCATTTAACAAAATTTGAGCTTGGTAAGCAATTAGGTGGACTTGGAGAAGCTGGTTTTACATCAATTCCTCAAGATTTATATATTCAAGCAATAGAACTTGCTTCTGAAACAGATAAAGCAAGTATTCGATCAAACACAGAGGGATCAGCTGATAAATATGCCAGAATGATTTCAGGATGGTTATCTAAGGTTGGTTTAGTTCAAAGAGTTGAAAAAGAAGTTTCAACAAAAATTGGAAATGTTGAATACATGGTAAATATAGGTCATTCCTTTAGAATTACTTTGAATGGTATAAAAGAACTTAAAAGAGCAAGGGGATTATCTTCATATCCAAAGACTGATAAAATTGTTTATTGGCAAATGCTAGCAACCAAGGGTAAAGATAGAGATTATATTAGAAACAGACGTGGATATATAATCAAAGCTATCAACAACAGAGAAAGAAATTTAGAAGGCATTAAGGCTTATTTAATGGAAAATAATATTGATGAAAGTATTACAACTATAGAAGACGAACTAAAAGTTCTTAAAGCAATGGGTCTTTCACTTAAACATAGTAGGAATGGCTATGTAATTGATGATAACATTATAAAATTAGAAATACCTAGAACTAAGATTTCTAAGACAAATATACTAGAATTAAAGGATAAAGTAAGAGATAAATTAAAATATGTTGACCACAGATATCTTGCGCTAATTGATTTAGCTTATGACGGAACTGCCAATAGAGATTTTGAGATTCAAACAATAGACCTTTTAATTAATGAACTTAAGTTTAAAGGGGTTCGTCTAGGAGAAAGCAGAAAACCAGATGGAATTATATCTTATAATATTAATGGCGTAATTATAGATAACAAGGCTTATTCTACGGGTTATAATCTACCAATTAATCAAGCAGATGAAATGATTAGATATATCGAAGAAAATCAAACTAGAGATGAAAAAATAAATTCAAATAAATGGTGGGAAAGCTTTGATGAAAAAGTTAAGGATTTCAACTATTTATTTGTATCATCTTTCTTTAAGGGAAACTTTAAGAATAATTTGAAACATATAGCCAATAGAACTGGTGTAAATGGTGGAGCTATTAATGTAGAAAATTTATTATATTTTGCAGAAGAATTAAAAGCTGGAAGAATATCTTATCTTGACTCATTTAAAATGTATAACAATGATGAAATATATTTAGGAGATATTAGTGACTATAGTTATGTTAAATTTGCTGCAGAAGAAGAAGGCGAATATTTAACATAA